CAGGTGTTAAACTcgattcctggagggccgcagctcTGTAGAGTTTTGTTACAATCCAGCTCCAAAACACATACCATGtcgttttcaaataagcctaaatgacttgattagctggatcaagtgtgtttaattagggttaaaTTTAAACTGTGCAGgactgtggccctccaggaactgagtttgacacccctgacaTAAAAGAACAACATCATTGGACAATTTTTTTTCGAGCTgctgaacaataaaaacattgacagccaatcagaatgcatCCGAATTTAAAGAGTgtgagcatttaaagtggcagacaaCAAAACTGCACGCTTTTAATAAAGCATTGGTGTGGgcgctaatatagttatcgttcttggtgtgaatgggccaTTAAGGGGGAATTCACTCAGAATGAATAACATTATTCACATccgtcagtgttgttttagtgttCAATTTACTAAATTTGCTCAATTTAGTGGTCATTATTTTCAATGTGAATTATGCAAATTAGGTAACTGCATAAACACACCCACAAATTTAATGCTGAAATCAATCTGCACAGCACAACTCACGATCTTTTGCATCATTATTAAGTACTAAGCGGTtacccagctaacagggaacattCTCAGAACTTTTGGCTAACATTCTGACAAGGTTCTATTgaagttatgaacaaacatttaCTTTTCCAGTAACGTTAACAGAACGTTCGTTTAAAGTTATCTAGTCTTCattaatgttctcaaaacgttagcacaaaaatgttatttatacatcattcatGGAAAGTTTTTTCCTTAAATGTTTTAGTTAGATGTTCgtctaatgttttttaaaattacgtCTTAAAATTGACTACATTTAACAACGTTCGTATaatcaaaaaagttttttaaatattttaaaaagtggatgttttgaatgttcagagaacatcAGAAATAGCGTTTTCATAAGTAAATTGTTAGcaaaacattcttagaacatACTTTTGTTAGCTGGGTATGAATGCGGCAGATTCTGCAACCGCATAATTTGACATACTTTACTGGGACGGTACAATATCACTACAGCTGTTATTCGGGTCAGTTATATTACTCTTTCCCTTTGATTAAAATTCTCACAAACAGCTCTCTAATTCTGCTTATCACTAGCTGTCTTGGACATACCATTAGAGACTGCGGCTAATTCAATTAGCATGTGTTTAGTTTGCGTTGAAATATCGTATGCAAAAGTGTCTGTTTAGTGAATTCACCCCTTAGTTTAGAGCTTTCAGAAGGTCTCTAATCATATACtcaatatttcaaaaacaaatctgtATTAGGATGATGTTTTAATGCTTTGCTGAGCATTAGGTGTCACAGTAATGGAAGTGCAACATTAATATGAAAGTGTAGCGATGTGATGGTTTGCTTGGCAGGAAATGAGGTCAACAGATTTTAGACTgagacacaaaaacacacactttagTGCAGAAAGGTCAAGCCAGACGACCCGACTACACAGATagaggacagagagagaagCCACTGCACTCTTGCGGGCACCTCTCTCCAGTCTCCCAAGAGACCCATTCGGCCCTCACTGGTGCCTATGACCTCCTCTTGCTGCATAATATGGTGGGTGGGAACataaagagacagacagactgtcAGAAAGGGGATGTGGATGAACATTGGAGGGGATAAAACTGATAACACACCCATCTAAAAGACAAGGAATCTGCTGTGAATGATGAGCGCTTTATGAAATAACAAACATGATTATGCAGACAAAAACCTGAAGCTGGAATCAAGACCCTGACCGATCAGTGTGTGGTACAGACCTCATGCATAGGCAGATTTGATAATGGAATATTAATCAGGAAGGAGTGGCATATGTAAATGTGCGTGGGTGTGTCTGTCTAGTCAGTTCTAGAACTCgctgtgatttaaaaataattctagAACCACAAATAAAGCATTTAGCTCTAGCATTCAgacttaaatttcagtttgaaGGAATGTTCGGTGTTCAAGTTAAACTCTATAACGACCATTTTTGACATGCTTGTTAATAGAGTGCAACAGTGCAATTTTCATCTGTGTTGTTTCTGGATTAATTATTTTCCATAAACTTTCCCAtagagatttttaaaaatcacacacacttataaatatatatacacgtatataaacaaaatatattttacacatttattgcAAACTATGCATATTGtgcataaaaaatgtttactcTACGTTACTCGCAGTGTTTCATGAGAGTGTGGGTGCACAATACTTCTTTTGGTGCGATTTCCTTATTGTgattctctgattggtggagattCTTTGCTGAatcatgggaaatgtagtttttcaTCAGTATTCATCAGAATTTCACAGTTAAACATGCTTATTTCAAAGTTACTTCGACAAAAGCATATACCATCGATTAACAATCTTGTAGATCATATTCTGCTGTTAAGAAAATGAATGGAGTTTTTACTTCCGGAACCTGGACTGTTGCACTCTATTACCAAGGGAAATAATTCTGACACATCAACCAATCGGGCTGCAGGATGAGTAGTTACCACCCAGTTGAAATGCAGACTGTGTGATTTATGCATTATGAGGGTGGAGTTATGCTAATGAACGAGGAAAGTAAGCGATATAAAAGTGATTGAGCGTAgcgtgtgtttttttttgtcagtgctTTGGGGCGTTTCTTTGGGAGGTCTTCCATGTTGGAGCTCCCTCTGGTGGTCTGTAGGAGAAGCACCCCTGCGCCCTCTGGCCCTGTCAGAACTGTTCGCCCTGCACATACAGAATCCTTCACCTCCACGTTGCGCACGGACGGGTCGGGCGCCGATTCGGGCCAGTCGGGCAGCTCCTGGTATCCGCCAGCTTTAGCGTTCAGCAGATGAGACAGTGACCCCAGCTGGAAGTGATCTCTGTCTGCCAAGAAATGAAGAAAGTCACAAATGAGATCTCTAATTGTCTCCTGCTCCTCAGATTTTTTCCTGAAGGTCCCAGTAATCTCAAGAGTAAAAATGTGCTCAGATTTGCATGCAAATCAGGATTTTTATagttaactgaaactaaaatgaaaaccttTACCTTTAAACGGAGACTCCAGGATGGGGGCAGGCTTGAGTGCAAGGAAAAGCTTCTTGGCGTATTTGTTAAGAGCGCCGCTCTTATCAGTGGGCACAATGAGTTGACGGATAAAGCGGGCACGATCTCTGATGTCATAGTTTTGATCATATTTCGCCAGGTTCAGTACATACTGCGTCAACAGTTTAGTCTGAAAGACAGAAAAGATTCTCAAGAGTTTCATGCCTGTCAGGCAATGTACTTGTATGCATCTAAATAATATGACATGCAGACAGAGATGGTCTCGCTTGATTAAACAATGACTCATGTTTGGTTTCTCCGGCTTTCATCCAGACTGATGCACTGATCGCAAGGTTACAATAGTTAATAAAAAATTGTTAcatgaaaagaaaaacttaactgaaataaaatatataaaaagataaacttatattatttcatttaattgccaaagcaacatttctaatttccatttagtttaacttgatgtactaaaaatgaaaagaaattatattcataAGTATGCATGAAAATTaactcaaaaatacatttattatacatttcatTATTATACATTTCAGTTGTGTCCCCAGGTTTATCCTATATTGTCCTGTCCACCACAACAATGTCTTTCAGCTGTTTTAACCTGATTTCAGAGGTTTTCATAAAGCTTCAGCTGTATTCAAACATTGTTTTggaaaatattgcataaaatcaGATTATTCATAATCTGATATAGcttttcatgcattttaatgtgaaaaCCTCAGATTTCAGTGTGTTctacccttttattttttatttcatttatgagTTTCGTCATGTTGCATAATACAAGGCAGCTTGCTTACTGCTAATGTGCTTTGCATCATTTATCCTAGTATGTTGAACACCAGTTAACAGCATACAAACAAGCTAATGTGATGCATACAGTCACTTCAGCACAGGGTTATCAAtaacaaactattaaaaacatttctgttaattgaaataaagatcaaataaaatataaatattagatggaaaAACTAAGCAAAACTTGCCTTGGGCAGTAATTGAAATACGATTAAGttaaagcactaaaataaaactgaaaactgaaaatataaaaataaaaaccaattcaaaacaaatataatattttaataataaatattattaagtaACACTGCTTTTTTGTAAAACTGGCCATAACCACGTTTGTCTCCTCACCTGTTTTGAGTTAGTGAGGTACAGTTTGGCAGCCAGATTGATAATCTGCAGCTTGACAATGTCTTCCTCGTTATTGAAGGTTTTGGCCATCTTTCTCAGGACGTCGGGGGCGATTTTGGGGACGTGTTCACAGTATTCTCCGATCAGCCACAGGATGCTCGCTCGGGCCATGGGCACctgacgcacacacacataatcagGACTACAGAGTCTGTCTGAAACATGAAAATGGGAAGTTTAGATCACAACTCTACCTGGATGTTGTCGATAAGTTTGGCCATATGTTTGATGATGTCGCTGTGCTGTTCAGGCTGCATCTGCAGAAGCTTTTTGATCACCACCACTGATTCAGCCACAACCAactctgaaaacacacacacacaaacaaacaaaccaatacACACCGAATATTACTCGACATTGTTTGACAGATGTCTTTGGCCATTGCATTGCACCTTGCAGTTTTTTACAGCATGTGATAGACCGATTTCAAGTGCATTTCAAGAGTATTTACAGTAACATTTGCATGTTACAAAGTCAGAGGCtcatatttttcttgttttgtatGATAAGAACCTCATCTGACATCGGAGCAAACAACTTTTGATGTCTGCCTAAGTGGTTCTCACTTTATGGATAATTAATGGCAGTGTGGACATTTAAAATAGCTCTGTTGCATTTCCTTGCGCTCCATCCGGCAATCCACACAGTCTCACCGTCTCTATTGGACAGCAGCTGTACGAGGCCATTCAGACAGGTGTCTCTGACCTCACCGATGTTTGTAGCACAGCGACCAATGGCCTGAATGCTGGCTGCCACAAAATCCTTATCCATGCTCTTAATATACGTCTAgaacacaaagagagaaaatgTCATTATCCCTATTCAAAATACATTGGAAAATACTATAACACAAGCAGAGAATTATACTGTTACTTATACTCTTAATATGGGTGGTTGACAAAACAACACagatatgaatatattttctttaaaggtttagattataatttatatgcatgtatatttatatatacagtatatatagaaaatagttattttagggccagttttactaaacagggcaaattagcatgagagcgcaattccaaaacagcacCGATGGGCgtggaaatttctgcgggtgatttactaacaacgcgcaaattaaagaacatagacgcaacatctcatttacatatcggCCAACGCAATATAGCAAGCACAGCACAAATTAGCATAGttgcaaataaagaataaacaaataaagaagccacagtaTGTTGAAAAGAACCGGAGGCCAAAAAATGAAGGGTTGCAAGAAGTTTTGATAAACCTGTTATTGCGTGACTCCCAGTTGAGGGTTCCAAGTCGTCTTTTATTGCCTGAAGCAAATTCAAAATTATATGGCTTGGAAAATGATATGTTCGgataatgtgtttttctggtattccaaataaattaatacgtgtgggaaaaaaatcctctcccttctaccatgcgctctctgttctctgtgGTGCCTCCTCTTAGTAACAACAAATTGCATccatttcaagcgcaaaatagtttaagacattctttttttgggtgttaaataatggcgcaaataccagtaatttaaCGTTAGTGAATCatgttgcgtgattcattttaatactcttcttccataaattttgcgtctgaaagggaaactcctacaaatgaatattcaataaggtcaggtgcaaaagtaactgtgtccacgccttttcagcacTAATTCGTCACTGTgcatctttagtaaatcctgacagtactattttaacgccaaaagacggtttgttagtaaaactggcccttaatttgtaaaaatttaatataaattgttttaaagtaaattgtttttactatttttggtcaaataaatgcaaccttggtgagcataagagacttctttcaaaaacataaaaaaatcttactgaccccaaacttctgaatggtatattacaataaactacattatattatattatattatattaaaatgtattctattctattaaCACTGTAAGATTGTAAAATTGTACCTGAAATTCTCTCAGGATGGTGGAGATGTTCGTCTCATTAGCCAAATTAGTCAAAACCTCCAGCTGTGTTGATAAGAGAAGATAAAATCATCAGTCCaactttaaaacattcaaaaataactGAATCAACATTCTTTGGtgaaaacatttaataacaCAGTTAAGCATGTTTGTTCACCTTGAGGATTTTGATCTGCGTTGGGTCCGTGGAGCGAATATAAAAACTCTTCAGATACGGCTCAAACATCCcctaaaagacaaaaacacacatattaAAACACCAGAGCGTTCATCTAAACAGAACACCTtctgcataaaaacatttttaacactgatTGAATTTTTCTGTTCTATTATGCCTTTACAGAAAAgcttttaaaacagaaatctcTCGAGGACAATCCATTAAATCTATAAAAAGCAAAACCACAAGAAAGTTTTCAGTTTAAATATTgaatcataaaatattaaaaggagCAAAGCTACTCAATGCACTGAACTATACGGAGTAAAACATCAAGCTCCAATATTCAGATCAAGCGCTGTAACATGATCCTCAAAGATCAAACTGTTTAAACCTTGACTCTATTTGTCAACCTTTCCAGTCACACTTAATGCATCAAATTTGTCGAACACAATGACAAAAGTATGTACATAATACAAAATCatcatattatgtaaataaatggtACAATTGCCCTTCGGTGACTCTGCAGCGCTTTTCAAGTGGAAGTCAAAGTTACACTTTTTTGTGAATCACTCACTCGTCTCTTGATGGTCATCGTGGCCACGTTTTGAAGCACGACATACTGCACTTCACTACagagacacaaaacacacaacaacatCATCAGTGACACAACATCATGAAGATGTTTATCATTTAAAACCCTTAAAAGGTATTTGAGAGGGAaagcaatattttcataaaGAGGCTAAATGGAGAGATGCCTGTGAATAATGGATGATGTTTACGGTCTGAGCATCTCTCTATCTGCAGCTAATGTCAAATTCTGTGTGAGAATTGCAGTGTCATCATCCAGTGCTGTTTCGCCTGTATTGACTAATGATGGCATCAGCCAATGACCAGCCTTGCATCATTAAACAGAGAGACTTCACACTGTGTCACACTTTCGGGGATGCTTGAAGGAAAACCTCAGGAAGCGTGTTTGTCTCTGAGCTGCGTGTGAGTGCGTTTAGGTTTCATTAGTAAGTGACTGATTTCTCACCTGTGGCTGCGCATTAACCTGACCAAAGCCTTAGCAATGATGCCCACCTCTGCTTTAGGAGCCAAATGGAAGTACAGCTGAGCTACTGCCATCACCACctacagagacagagagagaggttCATTACGAGATGGTTCCAGCTAAATGAACACCATTTTTCTGTTTCAAGTCAAGTGTGAACAGGTCCCATTGTCATAATGCTGGCAAATCAGCTTCAGCACTTTGTCAACGTAAATACTGATGGTATGTGTgaacactgtttaaaaaaaattgaaaactaacctaataaataataagaacTGAGCCTAagctaaaatacattttaataataaaacaaattaaaatagtaatagCAAAAGCTATCAAAATAATTGGAAAAAAAGGACATTAATctaaactatattttaataagtcaaaaaataaataaaataaaaacaaccatgcgtttaataataattataaataaataaatacaatttttaaaaacacataacCAAATAATGGGAAAAAACTGACactaaactaaaatacattaataaatccaaaaccaattaaaataaataacccaTGAATTTAATGATAACAAACACTAAGAGAATtggaaacaaataaacaaaaaaggcagtaaactaaaattgctaaattttcaaaaataaaataaaaacaaccactcatttattaataaaaacaacaacaataaaaatactaattgGAAAAATAATTGGAAAAACCtccaaaaataaattgaaaacctgaacaaaaatatattttcatgacTCATGAAATCAAATCATAACATGTATGCATCTGGGATACACCTTTATCCAAAGCaattttatgtacatttaaaaattacttttaaaatctgaagtTTCGGTTTTTGATGCACatacattttttgttcattCACATTATGAACACAAgtggatattaaaataaagaataaaagctgttttaaacAGGGTTGTGCATAATTTACAATGCCTCTTGAATTCCAATTAAATACgtgaatttgaattaaatttaaatagagGAGGCAAACAGAATGCAGAACTGTAAttggaattgaattgaattgaaaaaagTCTTAGcaatactgtaaataataataataataataaaaattctaCATATCAGGGAATAAATTAAGACGTAATTAGTCAAAATTAATGACTGGactaatgtcattccaaatgtCTATTCAGGTCATTCATAATTTTGCCTAAatataattattgaaatattctaGATtagattatttaatatatacaaaataaatcattctgTTTCTAAATGCTAATTAATTTGTAGTCAAGCAAAAGCAGAACTGAGTGTGTGAAACTTACAGCAGCATTGCGGCTCTGTAGCAGGGGTTTGGTGTTCCTCAGTAGGAGTCTGTGATCGGGGTCCATCACGTACGGCTTCCTCTTCGCTAGAGTGGCCACCTCGGCTTTCTTATCTTCATCTTCCTCATCATCAGAGGCGTAGAAGGCCTTGTCGCTGCTCTCCTCCAACAGAGATTCctgcacattcacacacacatgttaAGAGTGGAAATGTCCTCCtgggatacacacacacacgtgtgtgatACTCACGTTGATGTTGGGGTTGAGGAACTGCGTCCTGGCGTAGCGTGTGAGCATGTTGATGATGACCACCTGACCCCACTCCTCCACATCAATCAACAGGTTACACAGCTTACGGTAGTTCTTATGGATCAGATCGATGCGGTCCGGACACACTTCCTCAAATGCCATCACCACACTGCCTGCTACCagctacacacacatatacacacacacacacacgtcaggAATGATGATCATATCTCAGGAATGACCTGAAATGATTCGGTCACTCACTGTGGTTTTATCAGCCAGCAGCTTCTCGATGACTTCAATCAACTGATCTTTCTGttctggatccagactgaataaaagagagagagagagagagagaaatgaccATCAGCCCCTGCAACTTGTGaattcattttacttttattgaaTATTAAAGTAGTCAAACTAAAATCTACAATGCTAAGAAAACTTACCATACAGCTGTCTGAAATACTTGATTGTAATTGGTCAATTGCATTTATGTGGTCAAACATTGTTACATAATCAGCACTTAGTCACCATATTTCCTATTATATCACTCACATAATTCCATGCTTTTTCATACATAAATTATTTCattccaaataaatatttaatgtctatttatttatttatttttttgctagtGGGATATTTAAGGATACACAAAGTTCTTTATCATCCTCTTGAGATTGACTTGAAAAAGTGATTATACAGTTTTACATTCTTAACTATATATTTAAgattaataaacaaatgtttctaaatatacatatataaaaaagtttttatctaaaattaaaaaatatatttatataaaatacagatttatatattacacaaaacttatttttatattacttatataataaacatttgttttttaataatatatatatatttttttttttttttacatacactttcaaaattttgttagaatttttttgaagaaattaatgtgtttattcagaaaagatgcattaaatcgaTCAAAAATGCTATTCTTCTAAACTTTCTTTTCATCAGCCAATcctgacaaaacaaaacaaacgttttcaaaaggatcatgtgacactgaagactggagtaatgtgctgctgaaaattcagctttgcatgaaaggaataaattacattttaaaatatatttaagtagagaacagttactttaaattggaataatatttcatagTACTActctttttctgtattttttatcaaataaatggagTCTTGCGAGCAAAAGAAacttaggaaaaaaaaaaactcaaaaaaagACCCCTTTTGGCAGTGTAATTAAAGGTAGGGTAGGCGATTTCGGAGAGGCTAGTAATATCAAGTCAGCTTTAAAAGCAAGattcccaccctccctgcataCTCACTCTGCAAAGCCACACCTCCTCAAAAACAAACGAACGCGCTCCGTCAGAGCTAACCAGATGAGAGACGGTGTTGGTTGAGGATTGAATGCAACGCTGCCAGATCACCTCATGTCTCATTAACCCgtaagaaaatattatataacgcataatattacaataatagcGCCTTTCACCCTCGCTGGAACGTGCTAATAATCATGTCTGCACGAACAGGGTgcacagaggtatgcaaatGCATATTTGACAGGGAGGCAGGGCAGCCTATCGTAATGTTCGGACCGAACATTTTGATTGGACGGATATTTTATGGTCCTACGCTTTCCACAAacgatataaatacatataaatacatttagaccacttaacttagtgATTGCTGTCGGGATGTgaagactttcaaccagcataacaaaaaatgtttttgaaccaaatcccctaccctgcctttaaattaaaatcatggTAATAAACTGCAGTATTATCTAAATGAACAGTTAATTACTCCCGATGGTGGATTTGTGTTCAGACCAGACCTGTGTAGTTTGGGTATGGCATGAGCTGCGGTCTTGCGGACGTATGGAGACATGTCAGACGCCGCCTCTTTGATGGCTAACATCATGATGGGCACGATGATGGTCACTCTGATGCTGGACAGCACACGCAGGGCACTTGCACGGATCAGCTGGTTGGGGTCCTGAATCAGGGGTTACAATGATTCACAGAGAATTATTCATTTAGAAACCGATGCTTCAATAATGTGACTTCACACAGCACAATTAAAGGGTGTGAGAGGTATTTCCTTTATATGAACACTAGAGGGCATTTTTGGTCCCATATGActcttttgcaacattttgaGTGTTTACTGAGCATTTAGCTGCATCACTATTAGCATATTCTCCATACTTTGTACTATGTGCTGTAAGTTTATATTTGAGAGTGCCTCTCCAGTCAAAGTACACTGGGAACATGAATGGAATACCATTTCCAGATTCTGGCAATAGGCTATGCATTTCATTTATGGTTTAGTGTTTCCCAAATCCTCTTGCAATGTGGAAGAGGTTTGTAAAAGTTCTCCATTGCCCTTTTGAGAACAAAAAATGATTAGAAAACCACAGAAGCTTTAAAAGTAATCATGTATTGTAAGGTGAGGGAAAAAAGCAAACCATATGCAAGGTCTGTagtatcaaaataaaactttatgatGTAATAATCTTACTACATACTCAAAAGTACAGTAGCACTTTACATCACCAGCAAAGTACagtattattgttaactaaaactaaacctattgaaacatttttaaaattatcaaTTTCAACAATTTGCAACATTAAATgtttgttattatatatatatatatatattagatgagaaattagaaatgttgcattaaaattaattggaaataaataaaatctaaaactagactaaaactaaaactgatataaaaataaatgaaacctaaatagtaatataaacaaatacaaaaactaataaaaaaatttgcaaAAGCACAAAGCAaacttactaaaataaaaagaaatttttataaaaatgtaaataattttataatcatttatatttatataatatatacatttatttattatacggtataaaatataaaattttatttttctattatacattttatatatatatatatatatatatatatatatatatatatatatatatatatatatatatatatacatacattttattatacatataatatGATAAACAGCAGCTTTAACTAAATAAGTCGTAGTCTTACTACATACTCAAAAGTACATTATGCACTTTTAATACAAAGTATGCAAACAGGAGTGCAGCCTTTTCTTATGTTTTGGATGTTGTGAAAGTGATTAGAGAAGATGAAGAGATTTTGTCAGGATGAAGCAGCATGTTTAGACCCTGAAtaacgtgtttgtgtgtgttttaggacCTTCAGTCCTCTCTGGAAGGTGGAAATGGACAACAGAGCGAGATCCTGCTGTTCTTCAGCGTAGCGGACAAGATACACGTACACCAGCTTCTTCACCTGAGAGAGAAAACACACGATGAATAGAGCTCTGATCTggtgtttaatgcatttttgtgacTCAGCACTTGAGCGTACGGTGACTCATGAGCAGAACCACATTGCCATTGCATATTAACACAAGATTAAAGTTTAATAACAGCCAGAAAAGCTGACATCCTGTAAGCTCTGAGCCGCTTCCTGTCTCCTGCTGCTTCTCTGTGTATCACTCACCTCGATGTTCTTACAGGCCACGTTCTTCACCACGGCAGGGAAGAGATCTGAGGCGTTCTTCCCCCGGGCGATCATCTgagggaaaacacacacaaacagggtAACATTTAGATCTGATGTACAGTATATggtttaactaaaaaaaaaaccttagggCACTTGaagagacagttcacccaaaaatgtaaattctgtctaTCATGCTTGTTACAaactttttatatacatttttaaaaatatatttttatcactTAGTCAATattttacacttattttttcttaaagcaaaacaacaaaaagaagTGTGTTTAGATGATAAAGAAGTTCAAAGCTAAGACATTCATACAAGTATTCAGACATTTTAAGCTAGTCaaatgttgtctttttttttttaaattaatacttttatacataatgacaaaaatgacagtaaagctatttataatgttacaaaagatttctatttcaaataaatgctgttcttttgaactttttattcataaatgaatcctgtaaaatatacatatatatatatatatatatatatatatacacatacatgaagagttcatttgcaaaaacagataactccatttttaacaattttcaaaaatcatgttttttcattgtgcattccaattaatttcAATCatactgcagttgggttattttgattaggtacaaaattactaaagaatactagctaactaacaaaataaaacacaataaaaacatgatagcataataaaaaacatgatttttgaaaattaaataaaattagtgagtt
This genomic stretch from Onychostoma macrolepis isolate SWU-2019 chromosome 25, ASM1243209v1, whole genome shotgun sequence harbors:
- the LOC131534664 gene encoding AP-3 complex subunit beta-2 isoform X2 — its product is MSASSAFSDEKGGSASEPEYGHDPASGGIFSSDYKRHDDLKEMLDSNKDSLKLEAMKRIVAMIARGKNASDLFPAVVKNVACKNIEVKKLVYVYLVRYAEEQQDLALLSISTFQRGLKDPNQLIRASALRVLSSIRVTIIVPIMMLAIKEAASDMSPYVRKTAAHAIPKLHSLDPEQKDQLIEVIEKLLADKTTLVAGSVVMAFEEVCPDRIDLIHKNYRKLCNLLIDVEEWGQVVIINMLTRYARTQFLNPNINESLLEESSDKAFYASDDEEDEDKKAEVATLAKRKPYVMDPDHRLLLRNTKPLLQSRNAAVVMAVAQLYFHLAPKAEVGIIAKALVRLMRSHSEVQYVVLQNVATMTIKRRGMFEPYLKSFYIRSTDPTQIKILKLEVLTNLANETNISTILREFQTYIKSMDKDFVAASIQAIGRCATNIGEVRDTCLNGLVQLLSNRDELVVAESVVVIKKLLQMQPEQHSDIIKHMAKLIDNIQVPMARASILWLIGEYCEHVPKIAPDVLRKMAKTFNNEEDIVKLQIINLAAKLYLTNSKQTKLLTQYVLNLAKYDQNYDIRDRARFIRQLIVPTDKSGALNKYAKKLFLALKPAPILESPFKDRDHFQLGSLSHLLNAKAGGYQELPDWPESAPDPSVRNVEQEEVIGTSEGRMGLLGDWREIPEWSKCTSRKDRKEKKVEKPFYSDSEGESGPTESADSESDTGSGSESASASDESGSGSESEESGEETESEEEEEDEEKEKKRKKRLDKTKAKKPAEESAESEQSSGTEDRKRGRKAVKNQKSASESESESESSESEDESEEEESEEESESDTDIRKKKTPVSKQPPKQSKKESKKETQEMSLLDLDDFEPAPASAPVTPVNFLSSSLVSDLEGLSLTDTILAPTTIAPSGLIKMYELLHRITGEGLAVEYCFSRQPFSPEPNMVAVQIQFTNNTNSETKNLHIEEPRMQSGMRIREFAEIDMLAAGESVTVVMGIDFCDSTQAANFQLCTHTRKFFVSIQPPVGELMTPAFLTENDFKKEQGKLMGMNEISEKLTLGEKCVNEHVIVERVTATANLSRVPCGSDKECRFAGKTVSSGCLVLVTVTTKEGGAAQLTVNCEKMVIGTMLVKDMMQALSQ
- the LOC131534664 gene encoding AP-3 complex subunit beta-2 isoform X1, coding for MSASSAFSDEKGGSASEPEYGHDPASGGIFSSDYKRHDDLKEMLDSNKDSLKLEAMKRIVAMIARGKNASDLFPAVVKNVACKNIEVKKLVYVYLVRYAEEQQDLALLSISTFQRGLKDPNQLIRASALRVLSSIRVTIIVPIMMLAIKEAASDMSPYVRKTAAHAIPKLHSLDPEQKDQLIEVIEKLLADKTTLVAGSVVMAFEEVCPDRIDLIHKNYRKLCNLLIDVEEWGQVVIINMLTRYARTQFLNPNINESLLEESSDKAFYASDDEEDEDKKAEVATLAKRKPYVMDPDHRLLLRNTKPLLQSRNAAVVMAVAQLYFHLAPKAEVGIIAKALVRLMRSHSEVQYVVLQNVATMTIKRRGMFEPYLKSFYIRSTDPTQIKILKLEVLTNLANETNISTILREFQTYIKSMDKDFVAASIQAIGRCATNIGEVRDTCLNGLVQLLSNRDELVVAESVVVIKKLLQMQPEQHSDIIKHMAKLIDNIQVPMARASILWLIGEYCEHVPKIAPDVLRKMAKTFNNEEDIVKLQIINLAAKLYLTNSKQTKLLTQYVLNLAKYDQNYDIRDRARFIRQLIVPTDKSGALNKYAKKLFLALKPAPILESPFKDRDHFQLGSLSHLLNAKAGGYQELPDWPESAPDPSVRNVEQEEVIGTSEGRMGLLGDWREIPEWSKCTSRKDRKEKKVEKPFYSDSEGESGPTESADSESDTGSGSESASASDESGSGSESEESGEETESEEEEEDEEKEKKRKKRLDKTKAKKPAEESAESEQSSGTEDRKRGRKAVKNQKSASESESESESSESEDESEEEESEEESESDTDIRKKKTPVSKQPPKQSKKESKKETQEMSLLDLDDFEPAPASAPVTPVNFLSSSLVSDLEGLSLTDTILAPTTIAPSGLIKMYELLHRITGEGLAVEYCFSRQPFSPEPNMVAVQIQFTNNTNSETKNLHIEEPRMQSGMRIREFAEIDMLAAGESVTVVMGIDFCDSTQAANFQLCTHTRKFFVSIQPPVGELMTPAFLTENDFKKEQGKLMGMNEISEKLTLGEKCVNEHVIVERVTATANLSRVPCGSDKECSIPPPPPSAPVYRFAGKTVSSGCLVLVTVTTKEGGAAQLTVNCEKMVIGTMLVKDMMQALSQ